Proteins from a single region of Natrinema salifodinae:
- a CDS encoding adenosylcobinamide amidohydrolase yields the protein MTESDGAYDAIRRDGVLRIRRPDTEWLSTGWNGGRRRADCAYNVSVPNGWDRTDLGAYVDERLARAGFERPSEPEPADGPALLTGVDVADARGARRGSVTVYATAGISNPAALPMDPDPAASDRPSESTPDSGREDGPKWGTVNLVVGTTRALAPGALANLVAVAAEAKAATLLAETGFPGTTTDAIVAGHDPSGPEAAFSGSGTEVGAAARACVRDAVRASLRAHYADVDADLPASVADATYGVSTNGRAEVFRPARADGDPEPDS from the coding sequence ATGACGGAGTCCGACGGCGCCTACGACGCGATCCGACGGGACGGCGTTCTCCGAATCCGGCGCCCGGACACCGAGTGGCTCTCAACCGGCTGGAACGGCGGCCGGCGGAGAGCCGACTGCGCGTACAACGTCTCAGTGCCCAACGGGTGGGATCGCACGGATCTCGGGGCGTACGTCGACGAACGGCTCGCGCGAGCGGGGTTCGAGCGGCCGTCGGAACCGGAACCCGCGGACGGACCGGCGCTCCTGACCGGCGTCGATGTCGCGGACGCCCGCGGCGCGCGCCGCGGGTCCGTGACGGTGTACGCGACCGCCGGGATTTCGAACCCCGCCGCGCTGCCGATGGATCCGGACCCCGCGGCGTCGGATCGCCCAAGCGAATCGACTCCCGATTCCGGGCGGGAGGACGGGCCGAAGTGGGGCACCGTCAACCTCGTCGTCGGCACGACGCGCGCGCTCGCGCCTGGCGCGTTGGCGAACCTGGTCGCGGTCGCCGCGGAGGCGAAGGCGGCGACGCTACTGGCCGAGACCGGGTTTCCGGGCACCACGACGGACGCGATCGTCGCCGGTCACGATCCGTCGGGTCCCGAAGCGGCGTTCTCGGGCAGCGGTACCGAGGTCGGTGCGGCGGCCCGCGCCTGCGTCCGTGATGCCGTTCGGGCGTCGCTCCGAGCGCACTACGCGGACGTCGACGCGGACCTGCCTGCATCGGTCGCCGACGCCAC